The Xanthomonas indica sequence CTCCGGAATGGGCAGGCGCTTGTGGCGCCGGCCGTCACCGGATTCCCGTTTAAATTCATCCCTTCATCCGAATGAAGCGATAAATACCTTCGGCGAGCGCACGATAGGCCGGATGGGGCGGCGGGTCAAGCGCCAGGGCGTTTTTGTCGGCAGATCCCGGCAGCGTTCATGGCGACGGTGTAAGCTATTGATCCCTAAGCCAATGACCTGGCGCTGTGGCCGACGGCCGGCGGCGCCAGCCCGCCGTGCCGATGACGCTTCCGCTCCCCGCCGCCGACTTCCCCGCGCGCTACGCCGCCTCGCTGCGCCTGTCCGTTGCCCCGATGATGGACTGGACCGACCGCCACTGCCGGGTGTTCCACCGGCTGCTGGCGCCGTCGGCGCGGCTGTACACCGAGATGGCGCACGCCAATGCGGTGTTGCTGGGCGATCGCGCACGGTTGCTGGATTTCGCTGCGTCCGAGCATCCGCTTGCCCTGCAGCTCGGCGGCAGCGAGCCGGCGCTGCTGGCGCAGGCGGCGCGGATCGGCCAGGACTGGGGCTACGACGAGATCAACCTCAATTGCGGCTGCCCGTCCGACCGGGTGCAGGCCGGGCGCTTCGGTGCCTGCCTGATGCGCGAGCCGGCGCTGGTCGCCGAATGCGTGGCGGCGATGGTCGCGGCGGTGGACATCCCGGTGACGGTGAAATGCCGCCTGGGCGTGGACCAGGACGACGACTATGCGGTGTTCCTGGCGTTCGTCGACCAGGTCGCCGCGGCCGGCTGCGGGCTGTTCGTGGTGCATGCGCGTAACGCCTGGTTGCAGGGCCTCTCGCCGAAGGAGAACCGCGAAGTGCCGCCGCTGCGCTACGACTGGGCGCACCGGCTCAAGCGCGAGCGGCCGCAGTTGCAGGTGGTGCTCAACGGCGGCCTGGCCGACGTGGAGACGGCGCAGGCGCAATTGCAGGCGGTGGACGGGGTGATGCTGGGTCGCGCCGCCTACCACGATCCCTACGTCCTGCACCGCCTGGACGCGGCCCTGACCGGTGCGGCGCTGCGCCCGCGCGCGGAACTGCTGCGCGCGCTGCGCCCCTACGTCGAGGCGCGCCTGGCCGACGGTCTGGCGCTCAAGCACATCACCCGGCACCTGCTCGGCCTGTTCCACGGCCAGCCGGGCGGCCGCGCCTTCCGCCAGGTGCTCAGCGAAGGCGCGCACCGGCCGGGCGCGGACTGGGCGCTGCTGGAGCGGGCGTTGGCGGTCACCGAAGGGGCGGCGCGCGCGGCGGCCTGACCTGTCCGGCGGGCGCTCAGCCGGAATGCCGCGGGACGCGTTTGCCCTGCTCGGCGGCCGATCGCCGTCGTCTCCTTATGGGTGGGCCGGGAGCGGCACAGGCGTCACCGGCGATGGACTCGTCTCCCGCTTTCTGCATCTCGTTCAGGGATTCCGTTCAGGATCTTGCGACGAGTCTCTAGCCGTCGGGAGACGCCGCGAAGCACCTGCCGAAGGCCTCTCCAGACCGTTGGCGCGGCCTTTGCATCGGCTCGCCGCAGGTTTATTTGACTGAATGTCGCCCGTGGCGCCCGGAAAAGTTCAGACCGGATTCACCCCGAAAAATCAAGAATTTGCCTCGATTTCTCGAGGTCGTCTTCATTC is a genomic window containing:
- the dusA gene encoding tRNA dihydrouridine(20/20a) synthase DusA, translating into MTLPLPAADFPARYAASLRLSVAPMMDWTDRHCRVFHRLLAPSARLYTEMAHANAVLLGDRARLLDFAASEHPLALQLGGSEPALLAQAARIGQDWGYDEINLNCGCPSDRVQAGRFGACLMREPALVAECVAAMVAAVDIPVTVKCRLGVDQDDDYAVFLAFVDQVAAAGCGLFVVHARNAWLQGLSPKENREVPPLRYDWAHRLKRERPQLQVVLNGGLADVETAQAQLQAVDGVMLGRAAYHDPYVLHRLDAALTGAALRPRAELLRALRPYVEARLADGLALKHITRHLLGLFHGQPGGRAFRQVLSEGAHRPGADWALLERALAVTEGAARAAA